One Caulobacter segnis genomic window carries:
- a CDS encoding efflux RND transporter periplasmic adaptor subunit — MHFQRSAAIGAVGLAAIALTLAACGQKGGAGMGAGGPTEVGYVVAQAQPVGLTTELAGRTSAYLVSEVRPQVGGVIKARLFQEGSIVQAGQSLYQIDPATYQASVNSAAAALAQAQAQATAAKLKADRYKTLVETGAVSKQDNDDAQASAAQTAAAVAVQKAALDSARINLNWTKVAAPITGRIGKSSVTPGALVTASQATALATVQDLSKIYVDLTQTSAELLKLQQQFASGKIGRSGSAQVTLKLEDGSTYPVPGRLEFSDISVDPGTGSVTLRAIFDNPNGTLLPGMYVRAVLSQGVASSGILIPQGAVQRDPKGAAMVTVINAKGATEARPITLGQTQGDKWLVTSGLAAGDKVVTEGLLKLRPGAPIKPVPAGSTTPAAQAQR, encoded by the coding sequence ATGCACTTCCAACGCTCGGCCGCCATCGGCGCCGTGGGTCTCGCCGCCATCGCCCTCACCCTCGCCGCCTGCGGGCAGAAAGGCGGCGCCGGCATGGGCGCGGGCGGCCCGACCGAGGTCGGCTACGTCGTCGCCCAGGCCCAGCCCGTCGGGCTGACCACCGAACTGGCCGGCCGCACCTCGGCCTATCTGGTCTCGGAAGTGCGCCCGCAGGTGGGCGGCGTCATCAAGGCGCGCCTGTTCCAGGAAGGCTCGATCGTCCAAGCCGGCCAGTCGCTGTATCAGATCGACCCGGCCACCTATCAGGCCAGCGTCAACAGCGCCGCCGCCGCCCTCGCCCAGGCCCAGGCCCAGGCGACCGCCGCCAAGCTGAAGGCCGACCGCTACAAGACCCTGGTCGAGACCGGGGCCGTGTCCAAGCAGGACAACGACGACGCCCAGGCCAGCGCCGCCCAGACGGCCGCCGCCGTCGCCGTGCAGAAGGCCGCCCTCGACAGCGCCCGCATCAACCTGAACTGGACCAAGGTCGCCGCGCCGATCACCGGCCGCATCGGCAAGAGCTCGGTCACCCCGGGCGCCCTGGTCACCGCCAGCCAGGCCACGGCCCTGGCCACGGTGCAGGACCTGTCGAAGATCTATGTCGACCTGACCCAGACCTCGGCCGAGCTGCTCAAGCTCCAGCAGCAGTTCGCCTCGGGCAAGATCGGCCGGTCCGGCTCGGCCCAGGTGACCCTGAAGCTGGAAGACGGCTCGACCTATCCGGTCCCCGGCCGCCTGGAATTCTCGGACATCAGCGTCGACCCGGGCACTGGCTCGGTGACGCTGCGCGCCATCTTCGACAACCCGAACGGCACCCTGCTCCCGGGCATGTACGTCCGCGCGGTGCTGAGCCAGGGCGTGGCCTCCAGCGGCATCCTGATCCCGCAAGGCGCCGTCCAGCGCGACCCGAAGGGCGCCGCCATGGTCACCGTCATCAACGCCAAGGGCGCCACCGAAGCCCGTCCGATCACCCTGGGCCAGACCCAGGGCGACAAGTGGCTGGTCACCAGCGGCCTGGCCGCGGGCGACAAGGTCGTCACCGAAGGCCTGCTGAAGCTGCGCCCCGGCGCGCCGATCAAGCCCGTCCCGGCCGGCTCGACCACCCCCGCCGCTCAAGCTCAGCGCTAA
- a CDS encoding efflux RND transporter permease subunit, giving the protein MLSRFFIDRPIFAWVIAIVIMLAGALAIRTLPIAQYPEIALPQVAISASYPGASAKTVEDSVTQVIEQKMKGLDGLDYMSSTSDSSGSATVTLTFKAGTDIDIAQVQVQNKLQTATALLPQEVQQQGLTVAKSARNFMMVVGLYSEDPKTTNTDLADYLASNIQDSLSRVDGVGDIQLFGAQYAMRIWLDPQKLASFSLTPADVSTAIKAQNAQVSAGQLGGSPNLPGTGLNATITAQSRLQTPEQFRQIIIKNTTGGATVRLADVARVELGAENYVSVAKYNGHPAAGMAIKLAPGANALDTAAAVKAKMAQLEKSFPANYKYVVPYDSTPFVKLSIEEVVKTLIEAIVLVFIVMFLFLQDWRATLIPTIAVPVVLLGTFGVLAAFGYSINTLTMFGLVLAIGLLVDDAIVVVENVERVMSEEGLSPVEATRKSMNEITGALIGIALVLAAVFVPMAFFGGSQGVIYRQFSITIVSAMGLSVLVALILTPALCATLLKPVEAGHKDHKTGFFGWFNRSFNDLSGRYQGSVRGILGKSGRWMAVYAAIIVAMGLLFVRLPSAFLPEEDQGTMFTLVQLPAGATEEKTLAVLDKVREHFLVGEKDAVQAVFTVSGFSFAGAGQNAGLAFVRLKDFEERKPAKLKAAAIAGRAMGAFSQIRDAMVFAVVPPAVSELGTSSGFDFQLQDIGGVGHEALMNARNQMLGMAAQSPDLAGVRPNGQDDTPQLKIEVDQAKAGAMGLTTADINSALSAAWGGSYVNDFIDRGRVKKVYMQADAPFRMTPEDLDRWYVRNGQGQMVPFPAFATASWTYGSPRLERYNGISSVNIQGSPAPGKSSGQAIAAMEKLAAQLPAGISYEWTGLSAQELESGNQAPALYGISILVVFLLLAALYESWSIPLAVIMVIPLGIVGALLATFMRGLNNDIYFQVGLLTTMGLASKNAILIVEFAKDLYEKGMGLIDATLEAVRLRLRPIIMTSLAFVFGVLPLAISNGAGSGAQHAIGTGVIGGMLSATLLAIFFVPLFFVVVEKIFKPKHKGHDEAVAHQGEAPSTEAH; this is encoded by the coding sequence ATGCTTTCCCGATTTTTCATCGACAGGCCCATCTTCGCGTGGGTCATCGCCATCGTGATCATGCTGGCCGGGGCGCTCGCCATCCGGACCCTGCCGATCGCGCAATATCCTGAAATCGCCCTGCCCCAGGTGGCGATCTCCGCCAGCTATCCGGGCGCCTCGGCCAAGACCGTCGAGGACAGCGTCACCCAGGTCATCGAGCAGAAGATGAAGGGCCTGGACGGTCTGGACTACATGTCCTCGACCAGCGACAGCTCGGGCTCGGCCACGGTCACCCTGACCTTCAAGGCCGGCACCGACATCGACATCGCCCAGGTGCAGGTGCAGAACAAGCTGCAGACGGCCACCGCGCTGCTGCCGCAGGAAGTGCAGCAGCAGGGCCTGACCGTCGCAAAGTCGGCGCGTAACTTCATGATGGTCGTGGGCCTCTATTCCGAGGATCCGAAGACCACCAACACCGACCTGGCCGACTACCTGGCCTCGAACATCCAGGACTCTCTGAGCCGCGTCGACGGCGTCGGCGACATCCAGCTGTTCGGCGCCCAGTACGCCATGCGCATCTGGCTGGACCCGCAGAAGCTGGCCAGCTTCAGCCTGACCCCGGCCGACGTCTCGACCGCCATCAAGGCCCAGAACGCCCAGGTCTCGGCCGGTCAGCTCGGCGGTTCGCCGAACCTGCCGGGCACGGGCCTGAACGCCACGATCACGGCCCAGTCGCGCCTGCAGACGCCGGAACAGTTCCGCCAGATCATCATCAAGAACACCACCGGCGGCGCTACCGTGCGCCTTGCCGACGTGGCTCGCGTGGAGCTGGGCGCCGAGAACTACGTCTCGGTCGCCAAGTACAACGGTCACCCGGCCGCGGGCATGGCCATCAAGCTGGCCCCCGGGGCCAACGCGCTGGACACCGCCGCCGCCGTCAAGGCCAAGATGGCCCAGCTCGAGAAGTCGTTCCCCGCCAACTACAAGTACGTCGTCCCCTATGACTCGACGCCGTTCGTGAAGCTGTCGATCGAGGAAGTGGTCAAGACGCTGATCGAAGCCATCGTGCTGGTGTTCATCGTCATGTTCCTGTTCCTGCAGGACTGGCGCGCGACCCTGATCCCGACCATCGCCGTGCCCGTCGTCCTGCTCGGCACGTTCGGCGTGCTGGCGGCCTTCGGCTACTCGATCAACACCCTGACCATGTTCGGCCTGGTGCTGGCCATCGGCCTGCTGGTCGACGACGCCATCGTCGTCGTCGAGAACGTCGAGCGCGTGATGTCCGAGGAGGGCCTGTCCCCCGTCGAGGCCACCCGCAAGTCGATGAACGAGATCACCGGCGCCCTGATCGGCATCGCCCTGGTGCTGGCCGCGGTGTTCGTGCCGATGGCCTTCTTCGGCGGCTCGCAAGGTGTGATCTACCGTCAGTTCTCGATCACCATCGTCTCGGCCATGGGCCTGTCGGTGCTGGTGGCCCTGATCCTGACACCGGCCCTCTGCGCCACCCTGCTCAAGCCTGTCGAGGCGGGCCACAAGGACCACAAGACCGGCTTCTTCGGCTGGTTCAACCGCAGCTTCAACGACCTTTCCGGCCGCTACCAGGGCTCCGTCCGGGGCATTCTGGGCAAGAGCGGCCGCTGGATGGCCGTCTACGCGGCGATCATCGTCGCCATGGGCCTGCTCTTCGTCCGTCTGCCCAGCGCCTTCCTCCCCGAAGAGGATCAGGGCACGATGTTCACGCTGGTCCAACTGCCCGCCGGCGCGACCGAGGAGAAGACCTTGGCCGTGCTGGACAAGGTGCGCGAGCACTTCCTGGTTGGCGAGAAAGACGCCGTGCAGGCGGTGTTCACCGTCTCGGGCTTCAGCTTCGCCGGCGCGGGTCAGAACGCGGGCCTGGCCTTCGTTCGCCTGAAGGACTTCGAGGAGCGCAAGCCGGCCAAGCTCAAGGCGGCGGCCATCGCTGGCCGCGCCATGGGCGCCTTCAGCCAGATCCGTGACGCCATGGTCTTCGCCGTGGTCCCCCCGGCCGTGTCGGAACTGGGCACCTCGTCGGGCTTCGACTTCCAGCTGCAGGACATCGGCGGCGTCGGTCACGAAGCCCTGATGAACGCCCGCAACCAGATGCTGGGCATGGCGGCGCAAAGCCCCGACCTGGCGGGCGTGCGCCCGAACGGTCAGGACGACACCCCGCAGCTCAAGATCGAGGTCGACCAGGCCAAGGCCGGCGCCATGGGCCTGACCACCGCCGACATCAACAGCGCGCTCAGCGCGGCCTGGGGCGGCAGCTATGTGAACGACTTCATCGACCGCGGTCGCGTGAAGAAGGTCTACATGCAGGCCGACGCTCCGTTCCGCATGACTCCCGAGGACCTTGACCGCTGGTACGTCCGCAACGGCCAGGGCCAGATGGTGCCGTTCCCCGCCTTCGCCACGGCCAGCTGGACTTACGGCTCGCCTCGCCTGGAGCGCTACAACGGCATCTCGTCGGTCAACATCCAGGGCTCGCCCGCTCCGGGCAAGAGCTCCGGCCAGGCGATCGCCGCGATGGAAAAGCTGGCCGCCCAGCTGCCCGCCGGGATCAGCTATGAATGGACCGGCCTGTCGGCCCAGGAACTGGAGTCCGGCAACCAGGCCCCGGCCCTGTACGGCATCTCGATCCTGGTCGTGTTCCTGCTGCTGGCCGCCCTCTATGAGAGCTGGTCGATCCCGCTGGCCGTCATCATGGTGATCCCGCTGGGCATCGTCGGCGCCCTGCTGGCCACCTTCATGCGCGGCCTCAACAACGACATCTACTTCCAGGTCGGCCTGCTAACGACCATGGGCCTGGCGTCGAAGAACGCCATCCTGATCGTCGAGTTCGCCAAGGACCTGTACGAGAAGGGCATGGGCCTGATCGACGCGACGCTGGAGGCCGTCCGCCTGCGCCTGCGCCCGATCATCATGACCTCGCTGGCCTTCGTCTTCGGCGTGCTGCCGCTGGCGATTTCCAACGGGGCCGGCTCCGGGGCCCAGCACGCCATCGGCACCGGCGTCATCGGCGGCATGCTGTCGGCGACCCTGCTGGCGATCTTCTTCGTCCCGCTGTTCTTCGTGGTGGTCGAGAAGATCTTCAAACCGAAACACAAAGGCCATGACGAGGCCGTCGCCCACCAAGGCGAAGCGCCGTCGACGGAGGCCCACTGA
- a CDS encoding efflux transporter outer membrane subunit, whose amino-acid sequence MFRNLTLILIASTAVGACTMAPDYKRPSLPVAQTWSTPTTEPTGSVTAADLDWHQVLVDPRLQGVVDLALKQNRDLRVAVLNIEKARAQYGIQRANLFPGINGTLSETRSHTPAATSQTGSALDVEAYSATIGFTAYELDLFGRVRSLNAQALQAFLGQQETARSVRVSLIAETANAWLTLAADQERLALAKNTLATREDSLRLVQQQVDGGVGSVLDLRNAQTLAETARSDVATYTAQVAQDLNALVLLTGGDVPADLLPSGNLASANILADLPAGLPSDVLARRPDVLAAEHSLQGANANIGAARAAFFPRIALTGSTGSASGDLDGLFKGGTKAWSFTPSITLPIFAGGANVAGLKSAKADRDIAVATYEKTVQTAFREVSDALSTRQTVTDSVAAQERLVTAATDSQRLSKQRADAGLDSALTLLDSQRTLYSAQQGLITARLARATNLVTLYKTLGGGAPAA is encoded by the coding sequence ATGTTCCGTAACCTCACCCTGATCCTGATCGCCTCCACGGCGGTCGGCGCCTGCACCATGGCCCCGGACTACAAGCGTCCGAGCCTGCCGGTGGCCCAGACCTGGTCCACGCCGACGACCGAGCCCACGGGTTCGGTCACGGCCGCCGACCTCGACTGGCACCAGGTGCTGGTCGATCCGCGCCTGCAAGGCGTGGTCGACCTGGCCCTCAAGCAGAACCGCGACCTGCGCGTGGCGGTGCTGAACATCGAGAAGGCCCGCGCCCAGTACGGCATCCAGCGCGCGAACCTGTTTCCGGGGATTAACGGCACGCTCAGCGAGACCCGCAGCCACACCCCGGCGGCGACCTCTCAGACCGGCTCGGCCCTGGATGTCGAGGCCTACAGCGCCACGATCGGCTTCACCGCGTACGAGCTGGACCTGTTCGGCCGCGTGCGCAGCCTGAACGCCCAGGCCCTGCAGGCCTTCCTGGGACAGCAGGAGACCGCCCGCTCGGTGCGCGTCAGCCTGATCGCCGAGACGGCCAACGCCTGGCTGACCCTGGCGGCCGACCAAGAGCGCCTGGCCCTGGCCAAGAACACCCTGGCCACCCGCGAGGACTCGCTGCGCCTCGTTCAGCAGCAGGTCGACGGCGGCGTCGGCTCGGTGCTGGACCTGCGCAACGCCCAGACCCTGGCCGAGACCGCGCGCTCGGACGTGGCGACCTACACGGCCCAGGTGGCCCAGGACCTCAACGCCCTGGTGCTGCTGACCGGCGGCGACGTGCCCGCCGACTTGCTGCCGTCCGGGAACCTGGCCTCGGCCAATATCCTGGCCGACCTGCCGGCGGGTCTGCCCTCGGACGTGCTGGCCCGTCGTCCCGACGTGCTGGCCGCCGAGCACAGCCTGCAAGGCGCCAACGCCAATATCGGCGCGGCCCGGGCGGCCTTCTTCCCGCGTATCGCCCTGACCGGCTCGACCGGTTCGGCCAGCGGCGACCTGGACGGCCTGTTCAAGGGCGGCACCAAGGCCTGGAGCTTCACGCCCTCGATCACCCTGCCGATCTTCGCTGGCGGGGCCAATGTCGCGGGCCTGAAGAGCGCCAAGGCCGACCGCGACATCGCCGTGGCCACCTACGAGAAGACGGTGCAGACGGCGTTCCGCGAGGTCTCCGACGCCCTGTCGACCCGCCAGACGGTCACCGACAGCGTCGCCGCCCAGGAGCGCCTGGTCACCGCCGCCACCGACAGCCAGCGGCTGTCCAAGCAGCGGGCCGACGCCGGCCTCGACAGCGCCCTGACCCTGCTCGATTCCCAGCGCACGCTGTACTCGGCCCAGCAGGGCCTGATCACCGCGCGCCTGGCCCGGGCGACCAACCTCGTGACCCTCTACAAGACCCTAGGCGGCGGCGCGCCCGCCGCCTAG
- a CDS encoding lipocalin-like domain-containing protein, whose translation MTGLVLLLTSAGAAGAADFPLAGTWTLTAADRITPAGVREHDYGAAPKGRLIVDATGRYSLQIYKSERTGFASGDKKRGTPEDYLDAVLGSSTHYGTIAIDETAHQLVFKIDGSAFKNWEGTTQRRAYDLKGDVLSYRVPTAPDGNVPISAWRRER comes from the coding sequence ATGACGGGCCTGGTTCTGCTGCTGACCAGCGCCGGCGCGGCGGGGGCGGCGGACTTCCCGCTGGCCGGGACCTGGACCCTGACGGCGGCCGACCGCATCACCCCGGCGGGCGTGCGCGAGCACGACTATGGCGCCGCGCCCAAGGGCCGGCTGATCGTCGACGCCACGGGCCGCTACAGCCTGCAGATCTACAAGAGCGAGCGCACCGGCTTCGCCTCGGGCGACAAGAAACGCGGCACGCCGGAGGACTATCTGGACGCGGTCCTGGGCTCGTCGACCCACTACGGGACCATCGCCATCGACGAGACCGCCCACCAGCTGGTGTTCAAGATCGACGGATCGGCGTTCAAGAACTGGGAGGGCACGACCCAGCGGCGGGCCTACGACCTGAAGGGCGACGTGCTGAGCTACCGCGTCCCGACGGCGCCGGACGGCAATGTGCCGATCTCGGCGTGGCGACGGGAGAGGTAG
- a CDS encoding CGNR zinc finger domain-containing protein has protein sequence MTPKLEETRDGFRFRGGRLPLDLPATLAGRVSGQHRDALAAPGDLDRWLVAAGLADGASGANVEDLSAARDLRETLYVLALARAEGLPLPEAPREALNVFATQPAAAPWLDASGGTRLTGGARALLAGVAREAVLLLGGPDGARIRQCQGPTCAILYLDASRKGDRRWCSMSACGNRAKVAAFRDRERGPIAD, from the coding sequence GTGACGCCCAAGCTCGAAGAGACCCGTGACGGCTTCCGCTTCCGGGGCGGCCGCCTGCCCCTGGACCTGCCGGCCACCCTGGCCGGGCGGGTCAGCGGCCAACACCGCGACGCCCTGGCCGCGCCCGGCGACTTGGACCGCTGGCTGGTCGCCGCCGGCCTGGCCGACGGCGCATCGGGCGCGAACGTCGAAGATCTTTCGGCCGCCCGCGACCTGCGCGAGACGCTCTACGTCCTGGCCCTGGCGCGCGCCGAAGGCCTCCCCCTGCCCGAGGCCCCGCGCGAGGCGCTCAACGTCTTCGCCACCCAGCCCGCCGCCGCGCCCTGGCTGGACGCCTCGGGCGGGACGCGGCTGACCGGCGGCGCGCGAGCCCTGCTGGCCGGCGTGGCGCGCGAGGCCGTGCTGCTGCTGGGCGGCCCCGACGGCGCGCGCATCCGCCAGTGCCAGGGCCCGACCTGCGCGATCCTGTACCTGGACGCCTCGCGCAAGGGCGACCGGCGCTGGTGCTCGATGAGCGCCTGCGGCAACCGGGCCAAGGTGGCGGCGTTCCGCGATCGGGAGCGCGGGCCGATCGCCGATTGA
- a CDS encoding Lrp/AsnC ligand binding domain-containing protein, which yields MAISALDDTDRRLLKVLQADGRITNAELAKRCNLSPAATFDRVRRLRERGYITGYAALLDPAKVDRALLIFVEVVLERTTGETFEDFAAAVRRAPEILECHMVAGGFDYLIKARVRDMEAYRNFLGDILVKMPGVRETRTYAVLEEVKSTVQLPL from the coding sequence ATGGCCATTTCCGCTCTGGATGACACCGATCGCCGGCTTCTGAAGGTGCTGCAGGCTGACGGCCGCATCACCAACGCCGAGCTGGCCAAGCGCTGCAACCTCTCGCCGGCGGCCACCTTCGACCGCGTCCGGCGACTGCGCGAGCGGGGCTACATCACCGGCTACGCGGCCCTGCTGGACCCGGCCAAGGTCGACCGCGCCCTGCTGATCTTTGTCGAGGTGGTGCTGGAACGCACGACCGGCGAGACCTTCGAGGACTTCGCCGCGGCCGTGCGGCGCGCGCCCGAGATCCTGGAGTGCCACATGGTGGCCGGCGGCTTCGACTATCTGATCAAGGCCCGGGTGCGCGACATGGAGGCCTATCGCAACTTCCTGGGCGACATCCTGGTCAAGATGCCCGGCGTGCGCGAGACGCGGACCTACGCGGTGCTGGAAGAGGTCAAGAGCACGGTGCAGCTGCCGCTGTAG
- the putA gene encoding bifunctional proline dehydrogenase/L-glutamate gamma-semialdehyde dehydrogenase PutA: MADWDSLDDGKYRDEATVIADLLAARPLSSEDRAAVRAEAEALVRGARRSVRKQGVVESFLQEFSLGTREGLALMCLAEALLRTPDDETRDRLIAEKIGSADWASHLGGSDSLFVNASTWGLMLTGKIVEPDDQAQKDLPGFIKKLAGRIGEPVIRAAVGQAIRIMGEQFVLGRTIEAAIKRAANEDAMCSFDMLGEGARTAADAERYEKAYADAIDTVGKLSKGAGPEAGHGVSVKLSALCPRYEATHEDRVWEELYPRTLRLAKIAARHDLNFTIDAEEADRLALSLKLLDRLCREPELGDWTGLGLAVQAYQKRCGEVIARLRALSEKTGRRLMVRLVKGAYWDSEIKRAQVAGRPDYPVYTTKPATDLSYLVNAKALIDAAPHLYAQFATHNAHTLAAVVRMAKNAGVRIEHQRLHGMGEALYKAADDLYDGITLRAYAPVGGHEDLLPYLVRRLLENGANTSFVHALLDERVPVEKVVTDPIDTVEAHPDRHAKIPTPIDVYGPRRQNSAGLDLSVKADRARLEKAVAALDAVTLSAGPLVGGKVTAGGPPLPVVAPANEAKVVGAVSEAQIPQIDEAFALARAAQPAWDQAGGPARARTLRAMADALESNIDRLIAILAREAGKTLSDGIAEVREAVDFCRYYAVLAEDQFGAGEVLKGPVGETNTLRLAGRGVFACISPWNFPLAIFTGQIAAALAAGNAVLAKPAEQTPLIAFEAVKLYHAAGLDPRLLALLPGRGETVGAALTSHEGLDGVAFTGGTDTAWRINQTLAQRQGPIVPFIAETGGLNGMFVDTTAQREQVIDDVIVSAFGSAGQRCSALRLLFLPEDTAEGVIDGLKGAMDALVIGDPTLAVTDVGPVIDAEAKDALDKHQARLAQEAKVLHALTAPAGGTFFAPVLAEIPAADFLEREVFGPILHVVRYKPENLEQVAGALAARRYGLTLGVHSRIESFAADVQRLVPAGNAYVNRSMTGAVVGVQPFGGEGLSGTGPKAGGPHALLRFAVERAVSVNITAQGGDPALLNL, translated from the coding sequence TTGGCCGATTGGGACAGCCTCGACGACGGCAAGTATCGCGACGAAGCCACGGTGATCGCCGACCTGCTGGCCGCCAGGCCCCTTTCGAGCGAGGACCGCGCCGCCGTCCGCGCCGAGGCCGAGGCCCTGGTGCGCGGGGCCCGCCGCAGCGTCCGCAAGCAGGGCGTGGTCGAGAGCTTCCTGCAGGAGTTCAGCCTGGGCACCCGCGAGGGCCTGGCCCTGATGTGCCTGGCCGAGGCCCTGCTGCGCACCCCCGACGACGAAACGCGCGACCGTTTGATCGCCGAGAAGATCGGCTCGGCCGACTGGGCCAGCCACCTGGGCGGCAGCGACAGCCTGTTCGTCAACGCCTCGACCTGGGGCCTGATGCTGACCGGCAAGATCGTCGAGCCCGACGACCAGGCCCAGAAGGACCTGCCCGGCTTCATCAAGAAGCTGGCCGGCCGCATCGGCGAGCCGGTGATCCGCGCCGCCGTCGGCCAGGCCATCCGCATCATGGGCGAGCAGTTCGTCCTGGGACGGACGATCGAAGCCGCCATCAAGCGAGCGGCCAACGAAGACGCCATGTGCTCGTTCGACATGCTGGGCGAAGGCGCCCGCACCGCCGCCGACGCCGAGCGCTACGAGAAGGCCTATGCCGACGCCATCGATACGGTCGGCAAGCTGTCGAAGGGCGCCGGTCCGGAAGCCGGTCACGGCGTGTCGGTCAAGCTGTCGGCCCTGTGCCCGCGCTACGAGGCCACGCACGAGGACCGCGTGTGGGAGGAGCTCTATCCCCGCACCCTGCGCCTGGCCAAGATCGCCGCCCGCCACGACCTGAACTTCACGATCGACGCCGAGGAGGCCGATCGCCTGGCCCTGTCGCTGAAGCTGCTGGACCGCCTGTGCCGCGAGCCGGAGCTGGGCGACTGGACCGGCCTGGGCCTGGCCGTCCAGGCCTACCAGAAGCGCTGCGGCGAGGTCATCGCCCGCCTGCGCGCCCTGTCCGAAAAGACGGGTCGCCGCCTGATGGTGCGCTTGGTCAAGGGCGCCTACTGGGACAGCGAGATCAAGCGCGCCCAGGTCGCCGGCCGCCCGGACTATCCGGTCTACACGACCAAGCCGGCCACGGACCTGTCGTACCTGGTCAACGCCAAGGCCCTGATCGACGCGGCCCCGCACCTCTACGCCCAGTTCGCCACCCACAACGCCCACACCCTGGCGGCCGTGGTCCGGATGGCCAAGAACGCCGGCGTCCGCATCGAGCACCAGCGCCTGCACGGCATGGGCGAGGCTCTGTATAAAGCCGCCGACGACCTCTATGACGGGATCACCCTGCGGGCCTACGCTCCGGTCGGCGGCCACGAGGACCTGCTGCCCTACCTGGTCCGCCGCCTGCTGGAGAACGGCGCCAACACCTCGTTCGTGCATGCCTTGCTGGACGAGCGGGTGCCGGTCGAGAAGGTCGTCACCGACCCGATCGACACCGTCGAGGCCCACCCCGACCGCCACGCCAAGATCCCGACGCCGATCGACGTCTATGGCCCGCGCCGCCAGAACAGCGCCGGCCTCGACCTGTCGGTGAAGGCCGACCGCGCACGCCTGGAGAAGGCCGTCGCCGCCCTGGACGCCGTCACCCTGTCGGCCGGCCCGCTGGTCGGCGGCAAGGTCACCGCCGGCGGCCCGCCGCTGCCGGTGGTCGCGCCCGCCAATGAAGCCAAGGTGGTCGGCGCGGTGTCGGAAGCCCAGATCCCGCAGATCGACGAGGCTTTCGCCCTGGCCCGCGCCGCGCAACCGGCCTGGGACCAGGCCGGCGGCCCGGCCCGCGCCCGGACCCTGCGCGCCATGGCCGACGCGCTCGAGAGCAACATCGACCGCCTGATCGCCATCCTGGCCCGCGAGGCCGGCAAGACCCTCAGCGACGGGATCGCCGAGGTCCGCGAGGCGGTCGACTTCTGCCGCTACTACGCCGTGCTGGCCGAGGACCAGTTCGGCGCGGGCGAGGTGCTGAAGGGCCCGGTCGGCGAGACCAACACCCTGCGCCTGGCCGGTCGCGGCGTCTTCGCCTGCATCAGCCCGTGGAACTTCCCGCTGGCCATCTTCACCGGCCAGATCGCCGCCGCCCTGGCGGCCGGCAACGCCGTGCTGGCCAAGCCCGCCGAGCAAACGCCGCTGATCGCCTTCGAGGCGGTGAAGCTCTATCACGCCGCCGGTCTGGACCCGCGCCTGCTGGCCCTGCTGCCGGGACGCGGCGAGACCGTCGGCGCGGCCCTGACCAGCCACGAGGGCCTGGACGGCGTCGCCTTCACCGGCGGCACCGACACCGCCTGGCGGATCAACCAGACGCTCGCGCAACGGCAAGGTCCGATCGTGCCGTTCATCGCCGAGACGGGCGGCCTCAACGGCATGTTCGTCGACACCACCGCCCAGCGCGAGCAGGTCATCGACGACGTCATCGTCTCGGCCTTCGGATCGGCCGGCCAGCGCTGTTCGGCGCTGCGCCTGCTGTTCCTGCCGGAAGACACCGCCGAAGGCGTCATCGACGGTCTGAAGGGCGCCATGGACGCCCTGGTCATCGGCGATCCGACCCTGGCCGTCACCGACGTCGGCCCGGTGATCGACGCCGAGGCCAAGGACGCCCTCGACAAGCATCAGGCCCGCCTGGCCCAAGAGGCCAAGGTGCTGCACGCCCTTACTGCCCCGGCCGGCGGGACCTTCTTCGCCCCGGTCCTGGCCGAGATCCCGGCCGCCGACTTCCTGGAGCGCGAGGTGTTCGGCCCGATCCTGCACGTGGTCCGATACAAGCCGGAAAACCTGGAGCAGGTCGCCGGCGCCCTGGCCGCCCGCCGCTACGGCCTGACCCTGGGCGTCCACTCGCGGATCGAGAGCTTCGCGGCCGACGTCCAGCGTCTGGTCCCGGCTGGCAACGCCTATGTCAACCGCTCGATGACCGGCGCCGTCGTCGGCGTCCAGCCGTTCGGCGGCGAGGGCCTGTCGGGCACCGGCCCCAAGGCCGGCGGCCCTCACGCCCTGCTCCGCTTCGCCGTGGAGCGCGCCGTCAGCGTCAACATCACCGCCCAGGGCGGCGACCCGGCGCTGCTGAACCTGTAG